In Lagenorhynchus albirostris chromosome 14, mLagAlb1.1, whole genome shotgun sequence, one DNA window encodes the following:
- the LOC132532180 gene encoding cytochrome c oxidase assembly factor 8: MEEVSRFCPPGKSCHDWIGPPDKYSNLRPVHFYIPENESPLEQKLRELRQETQEWNQQFWENQNLTFLKEKEKFIDSRLKAKGLELRAESGQKAILNAEEMADFYKEFLSKNFQKHMYYNRDWCKRNFAIPFFMGKVALERIWNKLRLKRKKTSN, from the exons gaGGTCTCAAGATTCTGCCCTCCAGGAAAATCTTGCCATGATTGGATAGGACCCCCAGATAAATATTCAAATCTTCGACCTGTTCACTTCTACATCCCTGAAAATGAATCACCATTGgaacaaaagttaagagaattaagacaagaaacacaagaatgGAACCAACAGTTCTGGGAGAACCAGAATTTGActtttcttaaggaaaaagaaaaatttattgactCAAGACTGAAAGCCAAAGGCCTGGAACTGAGAGCTGAGTCAGGTCAAAAAGCAATATTGAATGCAGAAGAAATGGCTGACTTTTACAaggaatttttaagtaaaaattttcaGAAGCACATGTATTACAACAG GGACTGGTGCAAGCGTAATTTTGCCATCCCCTTCTTCATGGGAAAAGTGGCCCTGGAGAGGATTTGGAACAAGCTTAGACTGAAACGAAAGAAGACCAGCAATTAG